From a single Microbacterium murale genomic region:
- a CDS encoding mandelate racemase/muconate lactonizing enzyme family protein, giving the protein MRIARVQTFPLFLSKEDADNSYAGEAAVEHRGYMLRPPWRSLYSPGYETLVVKIETDDGLVGWGEALAPVAPAVAAAIVDNLLTPLIIGEDPRSVRTLWHRMSESMRERGHLTGHQADAMAAVDIALWDLWGKATGLSVSELAGGRFAEVLPTYVSGVRGVDDAQIAERTAVLVEAGVRRFKMHLGTDLRTDLATYDAVRDVHPDLQVGLDAHWSYRLGEAMALGRELDRRHAWFFEAPLAPEDVEGHRDLAASLDTPIAVGEAMRSRFEFTDWLTRRAVGLTQPDIGRTGITEGLAIAAVADAFHTQVAPHHSAAFGIAMAAGVHVAASSASLLAFEYQPLTLPVANRLLTTPLEVRPNGDFVVPTGPGLGVDVDEAFIQQYLVH; this is encoded by the coding sequence GTGAGAATCGCGCGCGTCCAGACATTCCCGCTCTTCCTGTCGAAGGAGGATGCCGACAACTCCTACGCGGGCGAGGCGGCGGTCGAGCACCGCGGTTACATGCTCCGGCCGCCGTGGCGGAGCCTCTACTCCCCCGGCTACGAGACGCTCGTCGTGAAGATCGAGACCGACGACGGCCTGGTCGGGTGGGGCGAGGCCCTCGCCCCCGTCGCTCCTGCCGTCGCCGCGGCGATCGTCGACAACCTCCTCACGCCCCTCATCATCGGCGAAGACCCTCGCTCTGTGCGCACCCTCTGGCATCGGATGTCGGAGTCCATGCGTGAACGCGGGCACCTCACCGGCCACCAGGCCGATGCCATGGCCGCCGTCGACATCGCCCTGTGGGATCTCTGGGGGAAGGCGACCGGGCTCTCGGTGTCCGAGCTCGCGGGCGGACGGTTCGCCGAAGTCCTGCCGACCTATGTGTCGGGAGTGCGGGGTGTCGACGATGCTCAGATCGCAGAGCGCACAGCGGTACTCGTCGAGGCGGGCGTGCGCCGCTTCAAGATGCACCTCGGCACAGACCTCCGCACCGACCTCGCCACCTACGACGCCGTCCGCGATGTGCACCCCGACCTGCAGGTGGGACTCGACGCGCACTGGAGCTATCGTCTCGGCGAGGCGATGGCCCTCGGCCGCGAACTCGACAGACGACACGCCTGGTTCTTCGAAGCACCGCTCGCGCCCGAAGACGTCGAAGGGCACCGCGACCTCGCGGCATCTCTTGACACCCCCATCGCGGTCGGCGAGGCGATGCGCAGCAGGTTCGAGTTCACGGACTGGCTGACCCGCCGAGCGGTCGGCCTCACGCAGCCGGACATCGGACGCACCGGCATCACCGAGGGGCTCGCGATCGCGGCTGTCGCCGATGCCTTCCACACCCAGGTAGCGCCCCACCACTCCGCCGCCTTCGGGATCGCGATGGCTGCCGGCGTGCACGTGGCCGCGAGCTCTGCATCGCTCCTGGCGTTCGAGTACCAGCCGCTCACCCTCCCTGTCGCGAATCGTCTCCTCACGACGCCTCTCGAGGTGCGGCCCAACGGCGACTTCGTGGTGCCGACCGGCCCCGGTCTCGGCGTCGACGTCGACGAGGCCTTCATCCAGCAGTACCTGGTGCACTGA
- a CDS encoding golvesin C-terminal-like domain-containing protein, with product MARDRTCFPVRSRRLVGLSAAFAVAGALLVAAPGGNPAVAVEEPSPSNAPPGYQLAWADEFDGVNDDGTGLDESEWFYREGEKAECSNQPDNVSVSDGLLHIAIKAEQANGEDYTCGGVVSNRWFGYGYYETRAKLWGDQGFHSAFWTTGLSAYIPDVPDYRGPHNRINEIDGFEVDSHAPDKLAYHSHWFVPEHVGNQGKLITQANSALEYHNYGFEWTPTEVRFFTDGVLMNVLPKAGPHGIQNIWLTTLGYTAPVDETNLPGETTWDYFRYFAPVESGADASAAQLIVDNGDAGYVESGQWADELTDGRQVAFGAQDKSVRRADGAGATASWTPALTEAGSYEVFVWNANILQTGHSAARYTVTNDSGGVDVVVDQRGAGQQWVSLGVHDFTPGQGQGVAVAGDAAGSGVLRADAVKFLPAVVVEDGGAGYSETGTWGGSTAITGWRGSSTRYASASSATARWTPELDAGTYDVYAWVAPRGENPSDARYTVVSGGERTDVTIDASVPTARWVRLGNFALGEGDSADSYVEFGKDYGVTGIMRADAVKFVAAAPEAGAPSAPTGLEVDVERTPPIGDNWFTAEWGAVDDADVVGYHVYLDGQRLTWQPVQRTSFQFHELLGGETYAISVTAVDRLGNESEASAVVPAVVPQDTQAPKPPTGVVAEAANGKAVLYWDQNSELDLGGYNVYADGVLITPEPFGNTNDAHNRDLGFEVPDLDNGIAHTITITTVDFVGNESKPTTVEVTPLPMTIIGVEDEGYTEIAGTWAPSSVPGWLASKTRASKNGVASVEWRPDLPAAGEYEVWAWVPNNSNSTPVARYTVSGADGTIVTEINQTSGGMQWMLLGTSRFDAGTSGAVTLTNGAAGYLRTNAVKFVPTGG from the coding sequence ATGGCACGAGATCGAACCTGTTTCCCCGTCCGTTCGCGACGCCTCGTCGGGCTGTCCGCGGCTTTTGCCGTCGCCGGCGCTCTGCTGGTCGCCGCCCCCGGCGGCAACCCTGCCGTCGCTGTCGAAGAGCCATCGCCTTCGAATGCTCCGCCCGGCTATCAGCTGGCATGGGCCGACGAGTTCGACGGCGTGAACGACGATGGCACCGGACTCGATGAGAGCGAGTGGTTCTATCGAGAGGGGGAGAAGGCCGAGTGCTCGAATCAGCCGGACAATGTGAGCGTCAGCGACGGCCTGCTGCATATCGCCATCAAGGCCGAGCAGGCCAACGGCGAGGATTACACGTGCGGTGGGGTGGTCTCGAATCGCTGGTTCGGCTACGGCTACTACGAGACGCGGGCGAAGCTCTGGGGCGACCAGGGCTTCCATTCCGCATTCTGGACCACCGGGCTCTCGGCGTACATCCCCGATGTGCCCGATTATCGCGGGCCGCACAATCGCATCAACGAGATTGACGGCTTCGAGGTCGATTCGCATGCGCCGGACAAGCTCGCGTACCACTCGCACTGGTTCGTGCCCGAGCACGTCGGCAACCAGGGCAAGCTCATCACCCAGGCGAACTCCGCGCTCGAGTACCACAACTACGGTTTCGAGTGGACGCCCACCGAGGTGCGCTTCTTCACGGACGGCGTGCTGATGAACGTGCTGCCGAAGGCCGGACCGCACGGTATCCAGAACATCTGGTTGACGACACTCGGCTACACCGCACCCGTCGATGAGACGAACCTGCCCGGTGAGACGACGTGGGACTACTTCCGCTACTTCGCACCGGTCGAGAGCGGAGCGGATGCGTCGGCCGCTCAGCTCATCGTCGACAACGGCGATGCCGGGTACGTCGAATCAGGGCAGTGGGCCGATGAGCTGACGGACGGTCGTCAGGTGGCATTCGGTGCTCAGGACAAGTCGGTGCGCCGTGCTGACGGTGCGGGCGCGACGGCCTCGTGGACGCCGGCGCTCACTGAAGCCGGCTCGTACGAGGTCTTCGTCTGGAACGCGAACATCCTGCAGACCGGGCACTCGGCGGCACGATACACGGTCACGAACGACAGCGGAGGCGTCGATGTCGTGGTCGATCAACGCGGGGCGGGGCAGCAATGGGTGAGCCTCGGAGTTCATGACTTCACGCCAGGTCAGGGCCAAGGCGTTGCGGTGGCCGGTGATGCCGCCGGCAGCGGGGTGCTGCGTGCCGATGCCGTGAAGTTCCTGCCGGCGGTGGTCGTCGAAGACGGCGGCGCCGGATACTCGGAGACCGGTACGTGGGGTGGGTCGACGGCGATCACCGGCTGGCGCGGCAGCAGCACCAGGTATGCGAGCGCCTCGAGCGCGACCGCACGCTGGACGCCGGAGCTGGATGCCGGAACCTACGACGTATACGCCTGGGTCGCACCGCGTGGGGAGAACCCATCGGATGCCCGCTACACCGTCGTCTCCGGTGGCGAACGCACCGATGTCACGATCGATGCGAGCGTGCCGACGGCGCGATGGGTCCGGCTCGGCAACTTCGCCCTCGGCGAGGGCGACTCCGCCGACTCCTACGTGGAGTTCGGCAAGGACTACGGTGTGACCGGGATCATGCGGGCAGACGCCGTGAAGTTCGTCGCTGCGGCACCCGAGGCCGGCGCCCCTTCGGCACCGACCGGTCTTGAAGTCGATGTCGAGCGCACGCCGCCGATCGGCGACAACTGGTTCACCGCCGAGTGGGGTGCCGTCGACGACGCCGACGTCGTGGGGTACCACGTCTACCTCGACGGACAGCGTCTCACCTGGCAACCCGTGCAGCGCACGTCGTTCCAGTTCCACGAACTGCTCGGCGGCGAGACCTACGCGATCTCGGTGACCGCGGTCGATCGGCTCGGCAACGAATCGGAGGCGTCCGCCGTGGTCCCTGCGGTCGTGCCGCAGGACACCCAAGCGCCGAAGCCGCCGACCGGTGTCGTGGCCGAGGCGGCCAACGGCAAGGCGGTTCTCTACTGGGACCAGAACAGCGAGCTCGACCTCGGTGGATACAACGTCTACGCCGACGGTGTGCTCATCACGCCTGAACCGTTCGGTAACACGAACGACGCCCACAATCGCGATCTCGGTTTCGAGGTTCCCGATCTGGACAACGGCATCGCCCACACGATCACGATCACCACGGTCGACTTCGTCGGCAACGAGTCGAAGCCGACAACGGTCGAAGTCACGCCGCTGCCGATGACGATCATCGGTGTGGAAGACGAGGGCTACACCGAGATCGCTGGAACCTGGGCGCCCTCGAGCGTACCTGGCTGGCTCGCGTCGAAGACGCGGGCGAGCAAGAACGGCGTCGCGAGCGTAGAGTGGCGGCCCGATCTGCCGGCCGCCGGCGAGTATGAGGTCTGGGCCTGGGTCCCGAACAATTCGAACTCCACACCGGTCGCGCGGTACACGGTGAGCGGCGCCGACGGCACGATCGTCACCGAGATCAACCAGACGAGCGGCGGAATGCAGTGGATGCTGCTCGGCACGAGTCGGTTCGATGCCGGAACGTCAGGGGCTGTGACGCTCACGAACGGCGCCGCCGGATACTTGCGCACGAACGCGGTGAAGTTCGTACCCACGGGCGGGTAG
- a CDS encoding acetylxylan esterase — protein sequence MQQHPEELTEYSLTALLTPPEPPAEPVDFDEFWQQTFNEFGTGTVGWEVVRDFPATETHQVAEVRFASSADELATAYLMIPHASDAVRRGLVVGHGYGGRAGPDLDQVPADTAAIFPCAPGTNAHTPSRFPALPDEHVLAGIAHRGTYSHRFAAADIWRAATVLLDAVPAVSGALDLSGSSFGGGIGAMALPWDSRFRRAALDVPSFGDHRVRLSRRCTGSGEAVRQHVRRHPEVRSVLDYFDAAIAARRIRIPVQVSPAILDPAVDPRGQFAVYHALRCPKRLRARANGHLDGPIADRTVQLMLQDTADFFALPEGRLQSVLTTSE from the coding sequence GTGCAGCAGCACCCCGAGGAACTGACGGAGTACTCGCTGACGGCGCTCCTGACGCCGCCGGAGCCACCGGCGGAACCCGTCGACTTCGACGAGTTCTGGCAGCAGACCTTCAACGAATTCGGCACGGGCACCGTGGGCTGGGAAGTCGTGCGCGACTTCCCAGCCACCGAAACGCATCAGGTGGCGGAGGTGCGATTCGCTTCTTCTGCTGACGAGCTCGCCACCGCGTATCTGATGATTCCGCACGCTTCGGATGCCGTCCGCCGCGGCCTTGTGGTCGGACATGGATACGGAGGTCGCGCCGGCCCGGATCTCGATCAGGTCCCCGCTGACACCGCCGCGATCTTCCCCTGCGCGCCCGGCACGAACGCGCACACCCCCAGCCGCTTCCCTGCGCTTCCCGACGAACACGTGCTGGCAGGGATCGCGCACCGCGGCACCTACTCGCACCGCTTCGCTGCCGCCGACATCTGGCGCGCCGCGACGGTGCTGCTCGATGCCGTTCCTGCGGTGTCCGGCGCACTCGACCTCAGCGGCAGCAGCTTCGGCGGCGGTATCGGCGCGATGGCGCTCCCCTGGGATTCCCGTTTCCGCCGCGCCGCACTCGATGTGCCGAGCTTCGGCGACCATCGGGTGCGTCTCAGTCGCCGCTGCACCGGCAGCGGCGAGGCGGTGCGCCAGCACGTGCGACGGCACCCCGAGGTGCGCTCCGTCCTGGACTACTTCGATGCTGCGATCGCCGCGCGGCGCATCCGCATCCCTGTACAGGTGAGCCCTGCGATACTCGACCCCGCAGTCGACCCTCGTGGACAGTTCGCGGTCTACCACGCGCTCCGCTGCCCCAAGCGACTCCGGGCGCGGGCGAACGGACACCTCGACGGGCCGATCGCCGACAGGACCGTTCAGCTGATGCTGCAGGACACCGCCGATTTCTTCGCGCTCCCGGAAGGCCGCTTGCAGTCAGTGCTCACCACGTCTGAATGA
- a CDS encoding carbohydrate ABC transporter permease, whose amino-acid sequence MSRSRDVGEAITRPSLSIPGRVGLTLLVLFGLLPIYWLIATAITRKEDVFSLDRPLFPVNPTLENFVGFFQNDALLKSLVNSVIVSSGTALLAVIVGGFMAYSLSKFRYRGRNAMMFMFLIGQLIPGALLLISLYLMLSSAGLLYTYTALIISFTTFTLPLVVFLLKGIMDALPDDILEAAKVDGLSRIGTMFRIVFPLVVPGIITAAMFAFMRGWSDLLFALTLAGPDKQTLPAGLTQAFIREGTADWPALMAASLVTSLPLVIIFIILQRYFVSGLASGAVKG is encoded by the coding sequence ATGAGTCGTAGTCGTGACGTCGGTGAGGCGATCACCCGTCCAAGCCTGTCGATTCCAGGGCGAGTCGGCCTGACGCTGCTGGTCCTCTTCGGGCTGCTGCCGATCTACTGGCTGATCGCGACGGCGATCACGAGGAAAGAAGACGTCTTCTCCCTCGATCGGCCGCTGTTCCCGGTCAACCCGACCCTCGAGAACTTCGTCGGGTTCTTCCAGAACGACGCTCTGCTGAAGAGCCTCGTGAACAGTGTCATCGTCTCGAGCGGGACGGCGCTCCTGGCGGTCATCGTCGGCGGCTTCATGGCGTACTCGCTCTCGAAGTTCCGCTACCGCGGGCGCAACGCGATGATGTTCATGTTCCTCATCGGGCAGCTCATCCCCGGTGCGCTTCTTCTCATCTCGCTGTACCTGATGCTGAGCTCGGCCGGGCTGCTCTACACGTACACGGCTCTGATCATCTCGTTCACGACCTTCACGCTGCCCCTGGTGGTGTTCCTCTTGAAGGGCATCATGGATGCTCTTCCCGATGACATCCTCGAGGCGGCGAAGGTCGACGGGCTCTCCCGCATAGGGACGATGTTCAGGATCGTGTTCCCGCTCGTCGTGCCGGGAATCATCACGGCAGCGATGTTCGCATTCATGCGCGGCTGGAGCGATCTGCTCTTCGCGCTCACACTCGCCGGTCCGGACAAGCAGACCCTGCCCGCCGGCCTGACTCAGGCGTTCATCCGTGAGGGAACGGCCGATTGGCCGGCGCTCATGGCGGCATCCCTCGTCACATCGTTGCCGCTCGTCATCATCTTCATCATCCTCCAGCGCTACTTCGTCTCCGGCCTCGCGTCGGGGGCGGTCAAGGGATAG
- a CDS encoding IclR family transcriptional regulator, with protein sequence MASESVGGTQTVERAMSLLACFTEESGELRVSELCTLTGLGQSTVSRMMSALDRMKFVIQDDRTGLYRLGPAAVSLGTIALNGSPIFRASRQIAQNLAHRLDIGVNVAELSGFTLTYLCNFEGALAPKSFAMAGRTGPLHATGLGKALLSGMSEAKVDEYFDLAPQRFTPHTIVDREAMQVALDDTRSRGYATEIEELAFGRACIAAPIRTKGGEIVAGLSASGPLSVLDLQAPHQELALQIIEAADEISVALGYSPSHSATAFAAI encoded by the coding sequence ATGGCATCCGAATCGGTAGGCGGCACCCAGACCGTCGAGAGGGCGATGTCGTTGCTCGCGTGCTTCACCGAAGAGTCAGGTGAACTGCGCGTCTCCGAGCTCTGCACTCTCACCGGGCTCGGCCAGTCCACCGTGTCGCGCATGATGTCGGCGCTGGATCGCATGAAGTTCGTCATCCAGGACGACCGCACCGGCCTCTACCGGCTCGGCCCGGCCGCCGTGTCCCTCGGCACGATCGCTCTGAACGGCTCTCCTATCTTCCGAGCATCACGGCAGATCGCGCAGAACCTCGCGCACCGACTCGACATCGGCGTGAATGTCGCCGAACTCAGTGGGTTCACACTCACCTATCTGTGCAACTTCGAAGGCGCACTCGCTCCGAAGTCGTTCGCGATGGCCGGCCGCACCGGTCCGCTGCACGCCACCGGCCTGGGCAAGGCACTGCTGTCGGGCATGTCGGAGGCCAAGGTGGACGAATACTTCGATCTCGCTCCCCAGCGGTTCACACCGCACACCATCGTCGATCGCGAAGCCATGCAGGTCGCACTGGATGACACCCGTAGCCGTGGTTATGCGACCGAGATCGAAGAGCTCGCGTTCGGCCGCGCGTGCATCGCCGCGCCCATCCGCACCAAGGGCGGCGAGATCGTCGCCGGCCTCTCGGCGAGCGGGCCCCTGTCAGTGCTCGACCTGCAGGCACCGCACCAGGAGCTCGCGCTGCAGATCATCGAAGCGGCAGACGAGATCTCCGTCGCCCTCGGCTACAGCCCCTCCCACTCCGCGACGGCGTTCGCGGCAATCTGA
- a CDS encoding carbohydrate ABC transporter permease has product MQQATLDRPATSERVEPRSGRRSTLGAKDRTFGFMIALPAVLLFLVIAIYPLVSSIGTSLYDQSLLRPERTFVGFGNYTSIFGEFAERLGTTLVFSSLSTIFPLILGVALAILLNARIRGRTILRGALMLPWLLPGVVVSFLWAWIFNDSYGVLNHLLSMVGLPEVSMLGNPAGAMAAVVIAKTWHSFPWIMVVALAVLQTLPSEQIEAATIDGATRSQRFRYISLPHIVGPVTLVAVLEFIYNFGNFDTIFVMTGGGPGDSTTTLALSLYQLAFGSYELGKASAMGVLWLVLLAIISSGYLFLNRRLEK; this is encoded by the coding sequence ATGCAGCAAGCCACCCTTGACCGGCCCGCGACAAGCGAGCGGGTCGAGCCGCGCTCGGGGCGGCGGTCGACCCTCGGTGCGAAGGACCGCACGTTCGGTTTCATGATCGCGCTCCCCGCGGTCCTCCTCTTCCTCGTGATCGCGATCTACCCGCTCGTCTCGAGCATCGGTACGAGCCTCTACGATCAGTCCCTGCTGAGACCGGAGCGCACCTTCGTCGGATTCGGCAACTACACATCCATCTTCGGTGAGTTCGCAGAACGTCTGGGTACCACCCTCGTCTTCTCCTCGCTCTCCACGATCTTCCCCTTGATCCTCGGCGTTGCTCTCGCAATCCTTCTGAACGCGCGCATCCGCGGACGCACGATCCTCCGTGGAGCGCTCATGCTTCCGTGGCTGCTCCCCGGTGTGGTCGTCTCCTTCCTCTGGGCATGGATCTTCAACGACAGCTATGGCGTCCTCAACCACCTGCTCTCGATGGTCGGGCTGCCGGAGGTCAGCATGCTCGGCAATCCTGCCGGAGCCATGGCTGCCGTCGTGATCGCGAAGACATGGCACTCGTTCCCCTGGATCATGGTCGTCGCACTCGCGGTACTGCAGACCCTGCCGAGCGAGCAGATCGAGGCCGCGACGATCGACGGTGCCACCCGGTCACAGCGATTCCGCTACATCTCACTGCCCCACATCGTCGGTCCTGTCACCCTCGTGGCCGTGCTCGAGTTCATCTACAACTTCGGCAACTTCGACACGATCTTCGTGATGACCGGTGGCGGGCCAGGCGACTCCACCACGACCCTTGCTCTCAGCCTCTACCAGCTCGCATTCGGCAGCTATGAGCTCGGCAAGGCATCCGCCATGGGAGTGCTCTGGCTGGTTCTGCTCGCGATCATCTCGAGCGGATATCTGTTCCTCAACCGACGGCTGGAGAAGTGA
- a CDS encoding ABC transporter substrate-binding protein, whose protein sequence is MNISTAQLSRRAFLGGSTALAAFGVLTLAGCATPAAPGAGTGAGANAATEAKTINFYGNSLGEEALKPAWQAILDNFSKANDVTVAPVVYPYDQAATQLALTGRSGNLMGVGQSGGWQVLTPMNILADLTDLAEDLEIPQGVLDAYTMDGKLLVLPLTAAGIGIITNGEIAKSVGIKSGMTVEEFATALEKIKTQDPSLIPYAAVTKNPDLKDAAHWMWGFGSEVVTDDFECTIGDEESVEAITWYKSLQDAGLTQTNVARSDARILFASGRAALYDDAPLASTFVVTNGAAQNIIDNIGAIARPTANGNESYNRAWGGGLFATAGEGEVTSREFILYALTDVKSATDLYERSAVAPASKKVADQIPALAADKFQTAFRTEVSEHARGAAWDRVAVTAQIDTAIGAGVANILAGQGDVQSGLNSLKKEVQDLLDANS, encoded by the coding sequence ATGAACATCTCGACCGCGCAACTCAGCCGCCGCGCCTTCCTCGGCGGGAGTACCGCGCTCGCCGCATTCGGCGTCCTCACGCTCGCCGGCTGCGCAACTCCCGCCGCGCCGGGAGCAGGCACCGGTGCCGGCGCGAACGCCGCCACAGAAGCCAAGACGATCAACTTCTACGGCAACTCATTGGGCGAAGAAGCTCTGAAGCCCGCGTGGCAGGCGATCCTCGACAACTTCTCCAAGGCGAACGACGTGACCGTCGCTCCGGTCGTCTACCCGTACGACCAGGCCGCGACGCAGCTGGCACTCACCGGCCGATCGGGCAACCTCATGGGTGTCGGGCAGTCTGGCGGATGGCAGGTGCTGACGCCGATGAACATCCTCGCCGACCTCACCGACCTGGCCGAAGACCTCGAGATCCCGCAGGGCGTGCTCGATGCCTACACGATGGACGGCAAGCTGCTCGTGCTTCCGCTGACCGCAGCCGGCATCGGCATCATCACCAACGGGGAGATCGCGAAGAGCGTCGGCATCAAGTCCGGTATGACCGTGGAGGAGTTCGCCACCGCGCTCGAGAAGATCAAGACGCAGGACCCGTCGTTGATCCCGTATGCCGCGGTGACGAAGAACCCCGATCTGAAGGATGCCGCCCACTGGATGTGGGGCTTCGGGAGCGAGGTCGTCACCGATGACTTCGAATGCACCATCGGTGACGAAGAGAGCGTCGAGGCGATCACCTGGTACAAGTCGCTGCAGGACGCCGGGCTCACGCAGACGAACGTCGCGCGCAGCGATGCGCGCATCCTGTTCGCGAGCGGAAGGGCGGCGCTCTACGACGACGCCCCGCTCGCCTCCACGTTCGTCGTGACGAACGGCGCTGCGCAGAACATCATCGACAACATCGGCGCGATCGCGCGACCGACCGCCAACGGCAATGAGTCGTACAACCGTGCCTGGGGTGGCGGGCTCTTCGCGACTGCAGGGGAGGGCGAGGTCACCAGCCGCGAGTTCATCCTCTATGCCTTGACAGACGTCAAGTCCGCGACGGACCTCTACGAACGATCTGCGGTGGCGCCGGCATCCAAGAAGGTCGCCGACCAGATCCCGGCGCTCGCCGCCGACAAGTTCCAGACCGCGTTCCGTACAGAGGTGTCCGAGCATGCTCGCGGTGCAGCCTGGGACCGCGTCGCAGTGACGGCGCAGATCGACACCGCGATCGGCGCAGGTGTCGCGAACATCCTCGCCGGTCAGGGTGACGTGCAATCCGGCCTCAACTCCCTGAAGAAGGAAGTGCAGGACCTGCTCGACGCGAACTCATAA
- a CDS encoding molybdopterin-dependent oxidoreductase has product MNAKLRRLWAALAGLISAAAGFALAELGALVVAPQSSPLLAVGSLIIDLSPPAVKDAVIALFGTNDKVFLLVLLGIVLVIAAAGAGMLEFRTPPWGTVVLLLLGGVATVAVVSRAQSSALWALPAIIGTIGACLLLRLAIRRLHDWSETAATMHGESSEPGVAPTRRSFLLLLGGSAAVAVVVGVGARIANAASVAVTTVREAISLPKPTTTAAPIPAGSSLDIEGLSPLITPNDDFYRIDTALQVPAIDPSTWRLRVTGMVENELEISFDELLALPLTETIITLMCVSNEVGGDLIGNAVWLGYPIRELLAEAKPQSGADMVLSTSVDGFTASTPLEILEDENRNSILAVGMNGAPLPAEHGFPVRMVVPGLYGYVSATKWVTELKVTTFDDDAAYWTHRGWSEKGPIKIGSRIDVPSNRASVEAGTVAIAGVAWAQHTGIRGVEVRVDGGPWEPARLAAPISSDTWVQWVHEWDATPDDHVLEARATDTTGERQSGTPVPVVPDGAEGWHAVPVTVR; this is encoded by the coding sequence GTGAATGCGAAACTCAGACGGTTGTGGGCGGCCCTCGCGGGGCTGATCAGCGCGGCCGCTGGCTTCGCCCTCGCCGAATTGGGCGCCCTGGTCGTCGCACCTCAGAGCAGCCCGCTCCTCGCGGTCGGCTCTCTGATCATCGACCTCTCGCCCCCGGCGGTGAAGGATGCCGTGATCGCCCTGTTCGGCACGAACGACAAGGTCTTCCTCCTCGTGCTGCTCGGGATCGTCCTCGTGATCGCTGCCGCCGGCGCCGGCATGCTCGAGTTCCGGACTCCGCCCTGGGGCACCGTCGTCCTCCTGCTCCTGGGTGGGGTCGCAACCGTGGCGGTCGTCAGCAGAGCGCAGTCGAGTGCCCTCTGGGCCCTCCCGGCGATCATCGGGACGATCGGCGCCTGCCTCCTGCTCCGGCTCGCCATCCGGCGTCTTCACGACTGGTCGGAGACGGCTGCGACGATGCACGGCGAGTCCTCGGAGCCGGGGGTCGCCCCTACCCGCCGGAGCTTCCTGCTCCTGCTGGGCGGATCGGCAGCCGTCGCTGTCGTCGTGGGCGTCGGAGCGCGTATCGCCAATGCCGCAAGCGTCGCAGTCACCACCGTGCGCGAGGCGATCTCGTTGCCCAAGCCCACGACGACTGCAGCGCCGATTCCGGCGGGTTCCTCGCTCGATATCGAAGGACTGTCGCCCCTCATCACCCCGAACGACGACTTCTATCGGATCGACACCGCACTGCAGGTTCCCGCCATCGACCCGAGCACGTGGCGCCTGCGAGTGACCGGGATGGTCGAGAACGAGCTCGAGATCTCCTTCGACGAACTTCTGGCGCTTCCCCTCACCGAGACGATCATCACGCTCATGTGCGTGTCGAACGAGGTCGGTGGAGATCTCATCGGCAACGCCGTCTGGCTGGGATACCCGATCCGCGAACTGCTGGCCGAGGCGAAGCCGCAGAGCGGTGCCGACATGGTCCTTTCGACGAGCGTTGACGGGTTCACGGCGAGCACTCCGCTCGAGATCCTCGAGGACGAGAACAGGAACAGCATCCTCGCCGTCGGCATGAACGGCGCGCCCCTGCCTGCGGAGCACGGATTCCCGGTGCGGATGGTGGTCCCGGGGTTGTACGGCTACGTCTCGGCGACGAAATGGGTCACCGAACTGAAGGTCACGACCTTCGACGACGATGCCGCGTACTGGACTCATCGCGGGTGGTCCGAGAAGGGGCCCATCAAGATCGGGTCGCGCATCGACGTCCCCTCGAACCGAGCGAGCGTGGAGGCGGGAACCGTCGCAATCGCAGGAGTCGCGTGGGCGCAGCACACGGGCATCCGAGGTGTCGAAGTCAGAGTCGACGGCGGTCCGTGGGAACCTGCACGCCTCGCGGCACCGATCTCCTCGGACACCTGGGTCCAATGGGTGCACGAGTGGGATGCGACTCCCGATGACCACGTGCTCGAGGCTCGCGCGACGGACACGACGGGAGAACGGCAGAGCGGGACGCCCGTCCCCGTCGTGCCCGACGGCGCGGAGGGATGGCATGCCGTCCCTGTGACCGTGCGCTGA